The Desulfurispira natronophila genome includes a region encoding these proteins:
- a CDS encoding ABC transporter ATP-binding protein, with the protein MKLQIKGLDFHYQQHTVLQQVDLQLKQGELMAVLGPNGVGKTTLLRCINAMHRPKCGMITLEDADVLRMSSRDIARHFGYVAQRGESARMTAFDAVLLGRSPHMGWRPASKDLQKVEAALRHIGLGKLSLRYIDEMSGGELQKVCIARALVQEPHILLLDEPTSSLDLKNQFDILQTIRTITRSHPVSAIMTMHDLNNALRFADRFVFVKDGRVYADVRACDVSPAIVQAVYDVEVDILEHDGMRLIVPRGSTSL; encoded by the coding sequence ATGAAATTGCAAATCAAGGGGCTCGACTTCCACTATCAACAACATACCGTGCTGCAGCAAGTCGATCTGCAACTAAAGCAAGGTGAGCTCATGGCCGTCCTGGGGCCCAACGGTGTAGGCAAAACCACTTTGTTACGCTGTATCAACGCCATGCATCGGCCAAAGTGCGGCATGATTACGCTGGAGGATGCAGACGTTCTGCGCATGAGTAGCCGTGATATCGCCCGACATTTTGGTTACGTGGCTCAGCGGGGTGAAAGCGCGAGAATGACCGCGTTTGACGCTGTCCTGCTGGGTCGATCACCACACATGGGGTGGCGACCTGCCAGCAAAGATTTACAAAAAGTCGAAGCAGCACTGAGGCATATTGGTTTGGGTAAGTTGAGCCTGCGCTATATTGATGAAATGAGCGGTGGAGAGCTCCAGAAAGTCTGTATTGCACGGGCCTTGGTACAAGAGCCGCATATCCTGCTGCTGGACGAACCCACCAGCTCCCTGGATCTAAAAAACCAGTTTGATATCCTGCAAACTATCCGTACCATCACCCGCAGCCACCCGGTCAGTGCCATCATGACCATGCACGACCTCAACAATGCTTTGCGCTTTGCTGATCGATTTGTCTTTGTCAAGGATGGTCGTGTGTACGCCGATGTTCGCGCCTGCGATGTCAGTCCCGCTATAGTGCAGGCGGTATATGATGTGGAGGTTGACATTCTGGAGCATGATGGTATGCGCCTGATAGTACCCCGCGGCTCCACATCGCTATAA